The sequence TTCGTTACTGATAAGTGTGAAGGATAATGGCCGTGGTTTAGAGCCTGACGAGATTAAGACACTGTTTTTCAAGGATTATAGTAATAAGCATAGTGGGAAGCATTTCGGATTAGGTTTAAATTTTGTGAAAAAAGCTATGATAGACGAATTTAATGGCAAGGCACAAGTAGAAAGTAAAAAAGATAAGTACACTCTTGTTCGATTAATTTTTCAAATCGAGGATCATAAATATGATATCTAAGAAAAAAACATATAACTCATACCTCATAGACCATCTCAGAGATAGCAAAGAATTTGTTTACAGCGGGGATAGGACAGAACTTGTATCACAGGTTACAGTTGTTCTGCCGGAGAAGATCGTGAGTTCTTTACCGGAAAAATATCGGTTACTACATAATTCATTTCTGACATCAAAGGATCACGATAGACTATATTTACTAAATTATATATTAGCTGAACATTATGGTATTGATATAACATCGTCAAAGTTCCTTGAACGAATGCATAATTTGGTGAGGAATTATCTTTTTCTAACAATCATGGATAAAGTGAAGGATGGAGAGATCTCACCTGAAGACGGAAAAACGATTATCCCGAAAGAGATAGAAGATCCCAGCATCAGGACACATTTGGCAGAGACATTTTTCGATGATGACATAAATACCCGTAACCTTTATCTTGATATGCTGTATAAGCGATACAGGGCGTATGGAGAGTATGTTTCACAGACTATGAGGCTGTGCTATATGTTGAGAAGAAAAGAAAGAACTTTTCATAGCTCAGATTCCCAAAGTGATCATGAGAAGTGCGGTCACGAGAGCAGTGAGCATGAGAACCGCTATCAGGAGAATAGCCATTCTGACAACCGACATTCTGACAACCGACATTTTGACAACAGCTACCATGATAACTGTGGTTATGAAAAACCAGTGAAGATTGATCTTGCCGGAATTTCGACTGCTTCCACTATTTGGCTAATTCTACAACAACTATCAGATGATCTAACGGATTGGGAAGAGGATGAGAGTAGCGGTTCGGGAGTTTGGTGCGGAATTGAAAAGAAGGAGCGAACTAAACGAAGTTTGCTGATGAGATTACCGGAATTGATCGGTGAGATCCGGACTATTGCTGGGATGACGGCACATTTGAGGTTCAATGACCTCGCTGTTCAGGACCTCTACTTCTGGCTAATAGAGAAGGAGAGTGTTTTCGCCCACAAGTTGAATTTAGGAACTTTGATTGCTGAATAGTTTTGGGTTTAACCTGTAGCCTTTTGAATGGACTGTCTGTATGAGATCAGAAGATCTAAATACATCTCTCAACTTTTTTCGTAAACGAGAGATTGTAGATTCAATGTTAGTCGGATCCTTTAATATTTCATCTTTATTTAACTGATCGGATAAATAGGATTTGTTTACAGGTACAAGACCCTTACTAAACAGGATCTCGATGACCTTAAGTTCGCTTTTTGTGAGATGAGCCGACTTCCTTCTGTTTTCGTGGTAGATCATTCTTTCTTCTGGAACCAGTGTATACCCTCCGACGCAGTAACGTTCAGTTGACCTATACTCTAATGTAGAGCGTATCTGATGTAGGAGTAGTCTTGGATTTATCGGCTTTCTGTGGAACAGGTTAGAACCGTGTTTGTAGCTCTCAAGTTCATATGTATCTGCTGCATAACTTGTGATAATTATTATAGGAGTTGTATTATTCTCAACCCTGAAATTCTTAAGGATCTGAAACCCATCGATCTTAGGTAATCCTATATCAAGCAGGATCAGATCATATGATATATCGACCATCTTCTTCCAAGCAATTTCACCATCCGATGCACGATCGACTTCGTATTCATATTTGTGTAGGTATTGTGTCAAGACATCTGACAGAACAGCATCATCTTCAACAAGTAGTATCTGGCTCATTCACAGATCAGAACAACCTTATTACAATTAGATTAATATATCAGCAAGTTCTGGTAAAGAGCTTGCAATTTCAAAAGTTGTTAAGATAAAGGGCTTACTGACGATATTTATGCGACCTATAAGGAGAAGTTGTGACACGATATATTCTATAAGATGAGAAATATTTGCATCTAATATATCGAAGTTGGGTTTGCTCGGTTATACTGTATGAGAAATCGTTGAGATCAAGAGATCTGCGTATTTGGACGGAAGTTCAGGATCTTGGATATCCATCATCTTGTAATTGCTCAACTGCTCAATTGCTCAACTTTGATCTTTCATTGAATTAGATAACATAAGTAGACTCGTGATCGAAGATCAGTATTCAGTAGGTAATTCAGTAGATAGTTCAGTAGGTAGTTCAGTAGGTAGTTCAGTAGGTAGGGTCTGAGACATCCAGAGTAGCCAATCGCGAAGAAGGCGATTGTAACAAACAAGGCGACTGTAACAAACAAGGTGATTGTAACAAACAAGGCGACTGTAACAAACAAGGTGACTGTAACCAACAAGGCGACTTTAACAAATAAGGTGACTGTAACAAACAAGGCGACTGTAACAAACAAGGTGACTGTAACAAACAAGGCGACTGTAACAAACAAGGCTACAGTTAGGATTCGTTAATATTACTTTAATATTAAGACTGCTCAAAGTGCATAAGGTATTCTTTTATTCAATAATTGGGGTGGCAATATATTCGTTGATGGTCTCAATGATGTTCAGCGAATTCACCTCCTCTTCAAGATTTTCCAATACAGCAACAAAAAGCTTGGGGGAGGGATATATTTCATCTGTCAATGGGTATGAAACACCCGAATTCCTCGGTTTAACAACTGAACAAACAGTTTCTTTTAACTCAAAAGATATCGCTTTGGATCCGGGCGTTACATCAACGATTAACCTTCGTTATGAAGGAGAGATCATCTCAATAGATGATGGTTTGATAAATATCATGATAGGGAATAAGGATACTCCCCTAGAGGCCTTGAATTATCTACGATCTGTAGGCGTTGAGGGTGTGAAGGATATTATTACACCGTTATTTAATGAACTTGGGCATGATGCATTATTAGAACAAGCAAATGTCGAGGGGATAAAACAGGAGGAATTCGCAAGCTATAAGTATTATGCGAATGACTACGGACCCGACATAACCTCAGTAGCAAATGAAATATATGTAAATCTATTGGGGAGGTTAGCAGCAAATACAGGTAATCTTGATTTCATATCAGTTAAATCAAAGTATCATCCGGGAACAAATGGGAAATTCACCAACAAGAAATATCTTGAATTAGATCATTCGGCCCAAGTGATCTATGCATGGGAGGATGGTGAATTGTATAGATCTTGGTACGCCTCAGGATTCTATGATGAATACGCAGTTTTTGGAGTTTTTGATCTGAAGAACAAATCAAAGAATGCATGGTCGCCAATCGCAGAGAAGTGGATGCCGTATTGGATGGCGTTCTACTACGATGGAAAGCAACAGGCATGGTTTGGCTTACACGAATTAGTTTACTGGTATGATGATGAAGGAAATTACATAGAAGAAAGTAGTGATAGTATAGGTAATAAGAAAAGTGGCGGATGTGTACGATTGGATAGGGGGGAGATGAAGGAATTATATGATTGGGCAGAGGTTGGGATGTATTTCTTGATCCATGAATAGAACAGTTCTACCAATTTTAACCTACTTGATAAATTTCTAACCCTACGATCAGCGAAACCTGCAACAAACTAAACCTGCAACAAACGAAATCTACTACAAACCAACACTGCAACAAACTCGACAAACTAAGCCCTGCGTCTACTGAACACTACGACTAAAGAAACCTGCGACAAACCAACACTACGACTAAAGAAACCTGCGACAAACCAGCACTACGACTAAAGAAACTTGCGACAAATCAGCACTACGAGCAAAGAAAACCGCAACAAACTAACACTACGAAAAACTAAACCTCCGACCAATGAAAACACAGAATCGAAGCACCCTCATCCAATATATAATCAATTCATAGAAGAGTTCCCTAGTAAGAATTCGGTGCTGTGTAAAGACCTATAAGGCTGATGCCTATAGGGTCGACCTGCAAATTCAATTCAGAATCAGATAAATATTGTTGCTATACCGGCGTTGTGTTAGAATTCATAGATTTATAAATAAGATGATATAACTGATCTGTTTCATAGAGAAGTTTTTATGCACCCGTAGCTCAATTGGAAGAGCAACGCACTCCTAACGCGTAGGTTGCTGGTTCGATCCCGGCCGGGTGCGCCACTATGTTATCTCCCATAATCCTTACAAGTGACTGTGATTGTCAGATAGTACGAAGAGGAATTTGAGTTCTTACCCCACCCAATATATATAAGCTACTAACCATCTACCACTATCTACCGCGTATCGCCTACCTCCAACCATCTAACGCCTAACGCCTATCGTCTAACCCCCATCGTCTAAAGTCTAACGCCTAACGCCTAACGCCTAACGCCTAACGCCTAAGGTGTCTACCTCCAACTATAAGTTAGCGGGATAGAGTTGCGCGAAATATCTTGTTTGGCGTCGAATCCAGGTCTAGCAAGAAAATATGATCTCCTGAGGTATCTTTGACAAAGAAGTTCATGTCAGCATCCAGTAGATCGAACATGTTCTCTCCATCAATCTCTATAGAATACAAGCGATCCTCTGTTGTAAAAAATATCTGTCGTGAAGAATTTTGCCATTGCAACATGGAATTTCTAACCTTTGGAGCTACTGTTTCTATTGTACTGTCGGCATCACTTACATCAGTTCCATTGTTCGAGCTTTCATCTCCCTCATTATCGTTTGGAGTGATAGTATCCGGGGAATTCTTTATACTATCAGACATTGTTATATCGCTTAGAACCAAGTGATTTCCCAGAATAGTTGTGTGGTCAGCCTCTTCCTTGTCGAAAATGTATACATGGATATGTTCATCATGTGTAAATAGGAACTTTTCTGAATCAGGAGAGATACCGTAATAAACACCTGGAGTACTGTTTACCAACGTATACATATTTGTCGTCATATCGTACATATACATCGCAAATTCCGTATTTATGATTATCTTTTCAACATTATCCTCAACCCAGAACTGGGTAATTTCACCTGCAAACTGTGATGTTGCAGGCGAATTTGAGAAAACTCTAGGCTCAGTGTAATTCAGCAAGGTCTCCTCATCCGGTAAAAATTCATTCGAATCTTGGTAGTAGATCCGGTCCACAAGAACAGAAGGTGAAGATCCTGTTAAAGCTGTTTCCATGATCTTCATATATTTATTACCATCCTCATCAACCTCAGAATCAATATAGTAGAAGTTACCATCGGGAGTAGTACTCCAAACTAATTCATCAGCAAGTTTCTTTAATAAATATTTCCTATTGTTCGCGATCTCAACGCTAACGATCTCTGTATCAGATTCGAGCAATAAAAATTGGTTGTCAGCAGACCAACTCATTTCATATTGAGGTAAGAATCCATTCAGATCTAGAGTTCGAGCCAGATCATTTTGGACA comes from Candidatus Nomurabacteria bacterium and encodes:
- a CDS encoding PEGA domain-containing protein, with amino-acid sequence MDKKHKKLLSIASTILATLFIIAGTIVVVLYARGYRFDQDMGVIDRTGVLNIESDPYRTTIQIDGKEVGKTPKSINSLKEGTYSISITKDGYTPWSKNVKVIAEKSTPIYPHLFLLEPQLEDVFKLDNQIVDLLHPDRTDYIFIVTRKDIPGAPEIIQSNPEGETTAVPSSDPQPQPTATPEGLQTYRIWRYETNPSFWGTSQNPKLIYEKDLTGVEQFDLLPSPNGEYAVLTVSSAPISEVVGGETAAPEPTVPETEVLLIDTSVQNDLARTLDLNGFLPQYEMSWSADNQFLLLESDTEIVSVEIANNRKYLLKKLADELVWSTTPDGNFYYIDSEVDEDGNKYMKIMETALTGSSPSVLVDRIYYQDSNEFLPDEETLLNYTEPRVFSNSPATSQFAGEITQFWVEDNVEKIIINTEFAMYMYDMTTNMYTLVNSTPGVYYGISPDSEKFLFTHDEHIHVYIFDKEEADHTTILGNHLVLSDITMSDSIKNSPDTITPNDNEGDESSNNGTDVSDADSTIETVAPKVRNSMLQWQNSSRQIFFTTEDRLYSIEIDGENMFDLLDADMNFFVKDTSGDHIFLLDLDSTPNKIFRATLSR
- a CDS encoding response regulator transcription factor, encoding MSQILLVEDDAVLSDVLTQYLHKYEYEVDRASDGEIAWKKMVDISYDLILLDIGLPKIDGFQILKNFRVENNTTPIIIITSYAADTYELESYKHGSNLFHRKPINPRLLLHQIRSTLEYRSTERYCVGGYTLVPEERMIYHENRRKSAHLTKSELKVIEILFSKGLVPVNKSYLSDQLNKDEILKDPTNIESTISRLRKKLRDVFRSSDLIQTVHSKGYRLNPKLFSNQSS
- a CDS encoding L,D-transpeptidase, which gives rise to MAIYSLMVSMMFSEFTSSSRFSNTATKSLGEGYISSVNGYETPEFLGLTTEQTVSFNSKDIALDPGVTSTINLRYEGEIISIDDGLINIMIGNKDTPLEALNYLRSVGVEGVKDIITPLFNELGHDALLEQANVEGIKQEEFASYKYYANDYGPDITSVANEIYVNLLGRLAANTGNLDFISVKSKYHPGTNGKFTNKKYLELDHSAQVIYAWEDGELYRSWYASGFYDEYAVFGVFDLKNKSKNAWSPIAEKWMPYWMAFYYDGKQQAWFGLHELVYWYDDEGNYIEESSDSIGNKKSGGCVRLDRGEMKELYDWAEVGMYFLIHE